A stretch of the Nerophis ophidion isolate RoL-2023_Sa linkage group LG27, RoL_Noph_v1.0, whole genome shotgun sequence genome encodes the following:
- the LOC133544119 gene encoding protein Shroom2-like isoform X2 has product MVDVVLPHTMPSESEVHVARCFLTKILRSSMRKNRFKGKNDSSSRPHTWHSSKLKEEESESPGRESTLVAVWQPKEPRSNESSFRVDQNNRLLLTAQHSPVNSMKKLERPAQPFTADLSSPTKYTSNIEALSGTQSRGGSFNCFSSGSSPHFLDPSLLSRKGTSIENIFFKGFGSGGSVTGERPNYLQALHLEGSWLKERNSSRKSGELRPSTGPLWQVPEKKPQSSPPSLPNDSFASTKVFPYFEGPVRDRKNHERSGEKLTESNKSHMEKEFRRSFTPLSDRELVHLSHSQPRPSKHFSLSSTDIRPSHYNNTPDHYSDERPACLAPPTNIQSIGSYYRSLQDLPMKESGCKEVWRSSVSIATTNPKIENSERNMYSSLVNKNTKPHTPYKENKNSCALRNVLLDHQSSGRSHCHAVKKTGGQTILAAHQKNKHISLFRLHGPWVPQEDHRISPLRTPLLHSLAKESRIQQTVRLTSIVSPQDVYDSMVTSGGKVSRRSDRYATALQSDVREKRAQLQKSCSAAALTCNVDDADLAEWKSTENLTSCSISSSNTYKEHLKEAQARVLKATSFQRRDLDPLGVEGPATKSANGRVRGYKRLPLNKRTYSFSEPDKIDKLGMDREHLVSSFDQMKSLEAKPTFSKPVKPVSKSSTDLNTCEGNTIETKNKTLAGEAQEIDLSAEVSRLYPPWEEVQQDQQRLGTFAEYQASWSKPKKTSEAKIKGRYYSAENILDSEAEAVCFHERSRSSPSADFHTQNSPSLLRNPQSKQRNGGNQGPVPGTPDYQTSHDPAYIAASSCPGSLGPPLDSQHPEKHPQANGVTPSKSHLGLETASPFLLSAGALENQAMVLGTQQNASTERATPADHLHFCRMPEFKRNKEEAVKNKKSASSTSLSLLAENQAQIQIPSPQFAPLRPTEKQPTVSMQEDSSLRSENDSKPPDLQIVQNENSTDVSCQGTIVLSSDMRWSPSSNTFGIFKQPADAIPLQEMPPASPSVCSQQPTEDLGQGSNRGNILELGLTGEEAKRDQLVKDIMGKDKSLVEILDHSGRKTTMDLMEGIFPSDEQILQRRRTSNGSRLPITSRREEDDVSAASSLVPSSSYYNTSAPKAELLIKMKDMQEQLQESEDELDVDLASKKHKLISSLAKKLEVLREARHSLQEDVEDNEALGLQVETTVQRLCLPNQLDKFRMFVGDLDKVVSLLLSLSGRLARVENALNSLEDEAPPEEKRTLAEKRKVLIRQHEDAKELKENLDRRERLVSAIMEDHLDTAHLDDYRHFVKMKSALIIEQRKLEDKIKLGEEQLKCLLDSLPLEQRPWL; this is encoded by the exons AAAGAATGATTCGAGCTCTCGGCCTCATACCTGGCATTCCTCCAAGCTGAAAGAGGAGGAGTCTGAGTCTCCTGGCAGAGAGTCGACCCTGGTGGCAGTGTGGCAGCCAAAAGAACCAAG GTCCAACGAGTCATCCTTTCGAGTGGACCAGAATAACAGGCTTCTGCTAACTGCCCAGCACAGTCCAGTGAACAGCATGAAGAAACTTGAGCGTCCGGCTCAACCGTTCACGGCAGATCTTTCTTCCCCAACCAAGTACACCAGCAACATTGAGGCTCTCAGTGGTACACAAAGCAGAGGAGGCTCATTCAACTGTTTCTCCAGTGGATCAAGCCCTCACTTTTTAGATCCCAGCCTGCTCAGCAGGAAGGGAACGagtattgaaaacattttttttaagggttttggaaGTGGGGGGTCTGTTACAGGCGAGCGCCCAAACTACTTGCAGGCTCTTCACTTGGAGGGGTCATGGTTGAAGGAGCGGAACTCATCTCGAAAGTCAGGTGAGCTTCGGCCTAGCACTGGACCCCTGTGGCAGGTACCGGAAAAGAAGCCCCAGTCTTCCCCTCCCTCATTACCCAATGACAGTTTTGCCTCCACAAAGGTGTTCCCTTATTTTGAGGGGCCTGTTAGAGATCGAAAGAATCATGAGAGGTCGGGTGAAAAGCTCACTGAGAGTAACAAATCCCACATGGAAAAAGAGTTTAGACGCAGCTTCACCCCACTGTCTGACAGGGAGTTAGTCCATCTCAGTCACAGCCAACCACGCCCAAGCAAACATTTCTCCTTGTCCAGCACTGATATTAGACCGTCTCATTACAATAACACACCTGACCACTATAGTGATGAGCGTCCAGCATGCTTAGCTCCTCCCACCAATATTCAAAGCATTGGAAGTTACTATCGCAGTCTACAGGATCTGCCGATGAAGGAGTCTGGCTGTAAAGAGGTCTGGCGCTCCTCAGTGTCCATTGCTACTACAAACCCGAAAATAGAAAACAGTGAACGCAACATGTACTCCAGCTTGGTAAACAAGAACACAAAGCCCCACACGCCATACaaggaaaataaaaatagttGCGCTCTAAGAAATGTTCTCCTTGACCATCAAAGTTCTGGACGCTCTCACTGCCATGCTGTAAAGAAAACTGGAGGGCAGACAATTTTAGCAGCTCATCAAAAAAATAAGCATATCAGCCTCTTTAGACTCCACGGCCCCTGGGTGCCTCAAGAAGACCACAGAATATCCCCTTTGAGGACTCCATTGCTTCACTCTCTGGCAAAGGAGAGTAGAATTCAGCAAACAGTGAGGCTCACAAGTATTGTGTCACCCCAGGATGTCTACGACTCCATGGTCACCAGCGGTGGTAAAGTCAGTCGGCGCAGTGACCGCTACGCCACCGCCCTACAAAGTGATGTAAGGGAGAAGCGAGCTCAGCTCCAAAAAAGCTGTAGTGCCGCAGCATTGACTTGCAATGTTGATGATGCGGACCTGGCGGAGTGGAAATCCACAGAGAATCTTACATCATGTAGTATCTCTTCCTCAAACACATACAAAGAACATCTGAAAGAGGCGCAGGCCAGGGTTCTTAAGGCGACCTCCTTCCAGAGACGTGATCTAGACCCCCTTGGAGTAGAGGGACCAGCCACCAAAAGCGCCAATGGTCGGGTGAGAGGGTATAAGCGCCTTCCTTTGAACAAGCGGACGTATTCCTTCTCAGAACCAGACAAGATAGACAAGCTAGGGATGGACAGAGAACATCTGGTTTCATCATTTGACCAAATGAAGTCGTTAGAGGCCAAGCCTACATTTTCTAAGCCAGTTAAGCCAGTGTCAAAGTCTAGCACAGATCTAAACACTTGTGAAGGCAACACAATTGAAACCAAGAACAAAACTTTAGCAGGAGAGGCTCAGGAGATTGATTTGTCAGCGGAGGTCAGTCGCCTTTACCCCCCATGGGAGGAGGTCCAACAGGACCAACAAAGACTTGGAACCTTCGCAGAGTACCAGGCCTCATGGAGCAAACCGAAGAAGACATCTGAGGCCAAGATTAAAGGCAGGTATTACTCGGCAGAGAACATCTTGGATTCTGAAGCTGAGGCTGTGTGCTTCCACGAGAGATCCAGATCTTCTCCTTCTGCAGACTTCCATACTCAG AATAGTCCGTCCCTGTTGAGAAATCCCCAATCCAAGCAAAGGAATGGCGG AAACCAGGGCCCGGTTCCAGGCACACCTGACTACCAGACCAGCCACGACCCCGCCTATATTGCGGCCTCCTCCTGCCCTGGTAGCCTGGGTCCACCTCTCGACTCCCAGCACCCAGAAAAACACCCACAAGCCAATGGGGTGACACCATCCAAGTCACATTTAGGCCTGGAAACAGCATCCCCATTTTTGCTCTCAGctggggctttggaaaaccaagcAATGGTCTTGGGCACCCAGCAGAATGCCTCTACTGAGAGAGCGACCCCTGCTGACCATCTCCACTTCTGCAGGATGCCTGAATTTAAAAGGAATAAGGAAGAAGCGGTGAAAAACAAGAAGTCAGCATCGTCCACCTCATTGTCTCTCCTTGCAGAAAATCAAGCTCAGATTCAGATTCCCTCGCCACAGTTTGCCCCCTTGAGGCCGACAGAGAAACAGCCGACTGTGTCCATGCAGGAGGACTCAAGTCTCAG GTCTGAAAATGACTCCAAGCCACCAGACCTTCAGATTGTCCAAAACGAAAATAGCACCGATGTATCTTGCCAGGGGACAATAGTCCTTTCGTCAGACATGCGCTGGTCTCCTAGCAGCAACACCTTTGGCATCTTCAAGCAGCCCGCTGATGCCATCCCCCTGCAAGAGATGCCACCTGCCTCACCTTCTGTCTGCAGTCAACAGCCGACTGAGGACTTGGGACAAGGCTCTAACCGAGGCAACATTCTTGAGTTAGGCCTAACGGGGGAAGAGGCCAAGAGAGATCAGCTGGTGAAGGACATCATGGGCAAAGACAAATCCCTGGTGGAGATCTTGGATCACAGTGGAAGGAAGACCACTATGGATCTGATGGAAGGAATATTTCCCTCAGATGAGCAGATCTTGCAGCGCAGAAGAACCTCCAATGGTTCCAGGCTACCCATCACAAGCAG GAGGGAGGAAGACGACGTTTCTGCGGCAAGTTCCCTGGTACCCAGCTCCTCCTACTACAACACGTCAGCTCCAAAGGCGGAGCTTCTTATCAAGATGAAGGACATGCAGGAACAACTGCAGGAGTCTGAAGATGAGCTGGACGTGGACCTGGCGAGTAAAAAG CACAAGCTGATTTCCAGCTTGGCAAAAAAGCTGGAGGTGCTTCGAGAAGCACGCCACAGCCTGCAGGAGGATGTAGAAGACAACGAGGCTTTGGGCCTTCAGGTAGAGACCACCGTGCAGCGTCTCTGCTTGCCCAACCAGCTCGACAAGTTCCGGATGTTTGTGGGTGACCTGGACAAGGTCGTGAGCTTGCTGCTGTCGCTGTCGGGTCGTCTCGCCCGGGTGGAGAACGCTCTGAACAGCCTGGAAGATGAAGCGCCCCCCGAGGAAAAG CGCACCCTGGCCGAGAAGCGCAAAGTGCTGATACGTCAGCATGAGGATGCAAAGGAACTGAAGGAGAACCTCGATCGCCGGGAGCGTCTGGTCTCCGCCATCATGGAGGACCACTTGGACACGGCACACCTGGATGACTATCGCCATTTTGTAAAGATGAAATCTGCTCTCATCATCGAGCAGCGCAAGCTAGAAGACAAGATCAAGCTGGGCGAGGAGCAGCTCAAGTGCCTGCTGGACAGTCTTCCACTGGAGCAGAGGCCGTGGCTCTGA
- the LOC133544119 gene encoding protein Shroom2-like isoform X3 — MKKLERPAQPFTADLSSPTKYTSNIEALSGTQSRGGSFNCFSSGSSPHFLDPSLLSRKGTSIENIFFKGFGSGGSVTGERPNYLQALHLEGSWLKERNSSRKSGELRPSTGPLWQVPEKKPQSSPPSLPNDSFASTKVFPYFEGPVRDRKNHERSGEKLTESNKSHMEKEFRRSFTPLSDRELVHLSHSQPRPSKHFSLSSTDIRPSHYNNTPDHYSDERPACLAPPTNIQSIGSYYRSLQDLPMKESGCKEVWRSSVSIATTNPKIENSERNMYSSLVNKNTKPHTPYKENKNSCALRNVLLDHQSSGRSHCHAVKKTGGQTILAAHQKNKHISLFRLHGPWVPQEDHRISPLRTPLLHSLAKESRIQQTVRLTSIVSPQDVYDSMVTSGGKVSRRSDRYATALQSDVREKRAQLQKSCSAAALTCNVDDADLAEWKSTENLTSCSISSSNTYKEHLKEAQARVLKATSFQRRDLDPLGVEGPATKSANGRVRGYKRLPLNKRTYSFSEPDKIDKLGMDREHLVSSFDQMKSLEAKPTFSKPVKPVSKSSTDLNTCEGNTIETKNKTLAGEAQEIDLSAEVSRLYPPWEEVQQDQQRLGTFAEYQASWSKPKKTSEAKIKGRYYSAENILDSEAEAVCFHERSRSSPSADFHTQNSPSLLRNPQSKQRNGGNQGPVPGTPDYQTSHDPAYIAASSCPGSLGPPLDSQHPEKHPQANGVTPSKSHLGLETASPFLLSAGALENQAMVLGTQQNASTERATPADHLHFCRMPEFKRNKEEAVKNKKSASSTSLSLLAENQAQIQIPSPQFAPLRPTEKQPTVSMQEDSSLRSENDSKPPDLQIVQNENSTDVSCQGTIVLSSDMRWSPSSNTFGIFKQPADAIPLQEMPPASPSVCSQQPTEDLGQGSNRGNILELGLTGEEAKRDQLVKDIMGKDKSLVEILDHSGRKTTMDLMEGIFPSDEQILQRRRTSNGSRLPITSRREEDDVSAASSLVPSSSYYNTSAPKAELLIKMKDMQEQLQESEDELDVDLASKKHKLISSLAKKLEVLREARHSLQEDVEDNEALGLQVETTVQRLCLPNQLDKFRMFVGDLDKVVSLLLSLSGRLARVENALNSLEDEAPPEEKRTLAEKRKVLIRQHEDAKELKENLDRRERLVSAIMEDHLDTAHLDDYRHFVKMKSALIIEQRKLEDKIKLGEEQLKCLLDSLPLEQRPWL, encoded by the exons ATGAAGAAACTTGAGCGTCCGGCTCAACCGTTCACGGCAGATCTTTCTTCCCCAACCAAGTACACCAGCAACATTGAGGCTCTCAGTGGTACACAAAGCAGAGGAGGCTCATTCAACTGTTTCTCCAGTGGATCAAGCCCTCACTTTTTAGATCCCAGCCTGCTCAGCAGGAAGGGAACGagtattgaaaacattttttttaagggttttggaaGTGGGGGGTCTGTTACAGGCGAGCGCCCAAACTACTTGCAGGCTCTTCACTTGGAGGGGTCATGGTTGAAGGAGCGGAACTCATCTCGAAAGTCAGGTGAGCTTCGGCCTAGCACTGGACCCCTGTGGCAGGTACCGGAAAAGAAGCCCCAGTCTTCCCCTCCCTCATTACCCAATGACAGTTTTGCCTCCACAAAGGTGTTCCCTTATTTTGAGGGGCCTGTTAGAGATCGAAAGAATCATGAGAGGTCGGGTGAAAAGCTCACTGAGAGTAACAAATCCCACATGGAAAAAGAGTTTAGACGCAGCTTCACCCCACTGTCTGACAGGGAGTTAGTCCATCTCAGTCACAGCCAACCACGCCCAAGCAAACATTTCTCCTTGTCCAGCACTGATATTAGACCGTCTCATTACAATAACACACCTGACCACTATAGTGATGAGCGTCCAGCATGCTTAGCTCCTCCCACCAATATTCAAAGCATTGGAAGTTACTATCGCAGTCTACAGGATCTGCCGATGAAGGAGTCTGGCTGTAAAGAGGTCTGGCGCTCCTCAGTGTCCATTGCTACTACAAACCCGAAAATAGAAAACAGTGAACGCAACATGTACTCCAGCTTGGTAAACAAGAACACAAAGCCCCACACGCCATACaaggaaaataaaaatagttGCGCTCTAAGAAATGTTCTCCTTGACCATCAAAGTTCTGGACGCTCTCACTGCCATGCTGTAAAGAAAACTGGAGGGCAGACAATTTTAGCAGCTCATCAAAAAAATAAGCATATCAGCCTCTTTAGACTCCACGGCCCCTGGGTGCCTCAAGAAGACCACAGAATATCCCCTTTGAGGACTCCATTGCTTCACTCTCTGGCAAAGGAGAGTAGAATTCAGCAAACAGTGAGGCTCACAAGTATTGTGTCACCCCAGGATGTCTACGACTCCATGGTCACCAGCGGTGGTAAAGTCAGTCGGCGCAGTGACCGCTACGCCACCGCCCTACAAAGTGATGTAAGGGAGAAGCGAGCTCAGCTCCAAAAAAGCTGTAGTGCCGCAGCATTGACTTGCAATGTTGATGATGCGGACCTGGCGGAGTGGAAATCCACAGAGAATCTTACATCATGTAGTATCTCTTCCTCAAACACATACAAAGAACATCTGAAAGAGGCGCAGGCCAGGGTTCTTAAGGCGACCTCCTTCCAGAGACGTGATCTAGACCCCCTTGGAGTAGAGGGACCAGCCACCAAAAGCGCCAATGGTCGGGTGAGAGGGTATAAGCGCCTTCCTTTGAACAAGCGGACGTATTCCTTCTCAGAACCAGACAAGATAGACAAGCTAGGGATGGACAGAGAACATCTGGTTTCATCATTTGACCAAATGAAGTCGTTAGAGGCCAAGCCTACATTTTCTAAGCCAGTTAAGCCAGTGTCAAAGTCTAGCACAGATCTAAACACTTGTGAAGGCAACACAATTGAAACCAAGAACAAAACTTTAGCAGGAGAGGCTCAGGAGATTGATTTGTCAGCGGAGGTCAGTCGCCTTTACCCCCCATGGGAGGAGGTCCAACAGGACCAACAAAGACTTGGAACCTTCGCAGAGTACCAGGCCTCATGGAGCAAACCGAAGAAGACATCTGAGGCCAAGATTAAAGGCAGGTATTACTCGGCAGAGAACATCTTGGATTCTGAAGCTGAGGCTGTGTGCTTCCACGAGAGATCCAGATCTTCTCCTTCTGCAGACTTCCATACTCAG AATAGTCCGTCCCTGTTGAGAAATCCCCAATCCAAGCAAAGGAATGGCGG AAACCAGGGCCCGGTTCCAGGCACACCTGACTACCAGACCAGCCACGACCCCGCCTATATTGCGGCCTCCTCCTGCCCTGGTAGCCTGGGTCCACCTCTCGACTCCCAGCACCCAGAAAAACACCCACAAGCCAATGGGGTGACACCATCCAAGTCACATTTAGGCCTGGAAACAGCATCCCCATTTTTGCTCTCAGctggggctttggaaaaccaagcAATGGTCTTGGGCACCCAGCAGAATGCCTCTACTGAGAGAGCGACCCCTGCTGACCATCTCCACTTCTGCAGGATGCCTGAATTTAAAAGGAATAAGGAAGAAGCGGTGAAAAACAAGAAGTCAGCATCGTCCACCTCATTGTCTCTCCTTGCAGAAAATCAAGCTCAGATTCAGATTCCCTCGCCACAGTTTGCCCCCTTGAGGCCGACAGAGAAACAGCCGACTGTGTCCATGCAGGAGGACTCAAGTCTCAG GTCTGAAAATGACTCCAAGCCACCAGACCTTCAGATTGTCCAAAACGAAAATAGCACCGATGTATCTTGCCAGGGGACAATAGTCCTTTCGTCAGACATGCGCTGGTCTCCTAGCAGCAACACCTTTGGCATCTTCAAGCAGCCCGCTGATGCCATCCCCCTGCAAGAGATGCCACCTGCCTCACCTTCTGTCTGCAGTCAACAGCCGACTGAGGACTTGGGACAAGGCTCTAACCGAGGCAACATTCTTGAGTTAGGCCTAACGGGGGAAGAGGCCAAGAGAGATCAGCTGGTGAAGGACATCATGGGCAAAGACAAATCCCTGGTGGAGATCTTGGATCACAGTGGAAGGAAGACCACTATGGATCTGATGGAAGGAATATTTCCCTCAGATGAGCAGATCTTGCAGCGCAGAAGAACCTCCAATGGTTCCAGGCTACCCATCACAAGCAG GAGGGAGGAAGACGACGTTTCTGCGGCAAGTTCCCTGGTACCCAGCTCCTCCTACTACAACACGTCAGCTCCAAAGGCGGAGCTTCTTATCAAGATGAAGGACATGCAGGAACAACTGCAGGAGTCTGAAGATGAGCTGGACGTGGACCTGGCGAGTAAAAAG CACAAGCTGATTTCCAGCTTGGCAAAAAAGCTGGAGGTGCTTCGAGAAGCACGCCACAGCCTGCAGGAGGATGTAGAAGACAACGAGGCTTTGGGCCTTCAGGTAGAGACCACCGTGCAGCGTCTCTGCTTGCCCAACCAGCTCGACAAGTTCCGGATGTTTGTGGGTGACCTGGACAAGGTCGTGAGCTTGCTGCTGTCGCTGTCGGGTCGTCTCGCCCGGGTGGAGAACGCTCTGAACAGCCTGGAAGATGAAGCGCCCCCCGAGGAAAAG CGCACCCTGGCCGAGAAGCGCAAAGTGCTGATACGTCAGCATGAGGATGCAAAGGAACTGAAGGAGAACCTCGATCGCCGGGAGCGTCTGGTCTCCGCCATCATGGAGGACCACTTGGACACGGCACACCTGGATGACTATCGCCATTTTGTAAAGATGAAATCTGCTCTCATCATCGAGCAGCGCAAGCTAGAAGACAAGATCAAGCTGGGCGAGGAGCAGCTCAAGTGCCTGCTGGACAGTCTTCCACTGGAGCAGAGGCCGTGGCTCTGA